One genomic segment of Hippoglossus hippoglossus isolate fHipHip1 chromosome 22, fHipHip1.pri, whole genome shotgun sequence includes these proteins:
- the heatr5a gene encoding LOW QUALITY PROTEIN: HEAT repeat-containing protein 5A (The sequence of the model RefSeq protein was modified relative to this genomic sequence to represent the inferred CDS: inserted 4 bases in 3 codons; deleted 2 bases in 2 codons), producing MERAHSLLLNEDACNQLAEHQRAEFIFEWLNHLKKLLPAADRVDVRQNQRRLVEQLSCVLIGSPGPPTRWLLAHCLALLYRLGDPLLASLLVDRCNDIIRSRDDSPSGLPTRLVAVACLGALYEQLGRMLLGSFKETLTNLLKAMKSAESQGRYEIMLCVEKLLRGLGVSAVPCHRDIYKAARTCLTDRSMAVRCAATKCLLELQREAVFLWTSELENVATLCFRAFEGSNHNVRVSVAKLLGTLLAAAVEPRQPAAAPRQGGRGRSSLEEVMDLLTAGFLRGGAGFLRASGDMLKGTSSVSKDIRIGVTQACVVFVSTLGGPWLEANLPAFLSVLMELASHSRATQTPGDAVVTRRCVSFILRSTLGSLLGEKAQTNAVKQLCLAVASQKRAIDAALTDGNVETRVSAAEISASQHVLVCCLLELGGLIRGLGSTAAPLLTDSSTALLDTVVSVLLHPVSITRLAAAWCLRCVATAMPSQCSMLLDRCSERLMALKSSPEAVVGYGAAVAALVASVQHCPLGIPHTKGKAVLALAEDLLRSASQNSRMSLQRTQAGWLLVSSLITLGPAVVEHHLSRLLLLWRCVFPASLREQEMELRRGDYFTWQVTLEGRAGALCAMKNLLLHCRELVTDDIIGRLLTPLACAVALLTKMPALLRSHSTSVRSCSLVYRLRIYELLALLPPHTYQESFGLVMNQLVTDLSGQDNLNQPCSDLTLLPPLCHHDDLQLVGPALHNTDHRYVEEQLHGSSVGGGSLDNDLFSLCERGDEAPAAPLPPPVALTAAAVRLFGAVFPHIISAQRVKILEQFVETVNQLKGQRQLTVQTHVCAALCSLLKHQGSIRGSLGPEEIRSPALSLLSGALESNSPLLRCLAAEGLARLVQVVGDPGFTVSVSLLCFDRLKTVRDAASRSGYALALGALHRHTGGISSPQHLSTCLGVLFTLSQDSTSPEVQTWSLHSLSLVVDLSGGLYRAHAEPSFSLVLRLLLSAPPTHPEVHYSLGRCMHALITCLGPDLQGRAAPVSSLRSSCLVGCGVMQASPDCLVQARAISCLQQLHMFSPSHVDLASLVPALCVSTWRFLLDYSLLANLCSSYLCLRRAVVACLRQLVQREALEVSEHAVTLVKELPRRDNTHLDVTIKEVGLEGALFTLMDRESDPGLRRDIQETLVHMISSSATSGKLGHWLKLCKDVLSATTDCRAPVEATQEEEEADSGRDDDSSAFSARPESGGPFTALRWGTRRFAMACVCRIIEQCESTDPAHFDMALAQERRLNESTDFLVLHLGDLVRMAFMAATDHSDQLRLAGLQTLLVIIRHFSAIPEPEFPGHVILEQYQANVGAALRPAFAADAAPDVTAKACQVCSAWIASGVVSDLRDLRRVHQLLASSLDKVQVGADTVSQLHNEATATMETLAVLKAWAEVYIVAVQRSGQTDSPAGTADLSVSSTANDSLGSESGGAGLLKLVQSDLSXLSRLWLAALQDYALLTLPQEYASQLPAAGGSFYTAETVNQARAHYSSSWAPILHATSLWLHSTGFVMSDDSPVNLSRPATPTSMGHTDSMGGAKSPEDVGADRLHFILGISVEFLCSPHSEDQMENITSCLRALQALLDVSWPRAKIGNDQALSVELLSVLHRLMVTRESVSVQLAVLDLLRQIVTAAQEHVREKRHSAEVDDGAAEKETLPEFGEGRDTGGLIPGRSLVFGALELCLCVLVRKLPQLSPKLAGTSPTGPGGSVWSLADSDCRLVASALCVLSELPSVCSPEGSVSVLPTVLYLLLGVLRELVHQPSSHTGAPEAGTGGGRCGGQAALQALSLXLTCPMSRQEKSRGAWNQLLRSALNTLLGLWDAGDCVVDQIRLLTALTVFLLSAGPDVCTVEPLHALSLQRFTTSMDAKDPVVVSRCFQLLTSVFQAQPGVAVPYIQALGPPLVRFLQRVERSRPQSPEELLGVLEGVRAMEAWSQAADESQRPRLVAILLPLLISFLLDENALGSXPAASRSLHEAALKDLMRLGPQHSAVFRSLIASSPHLKSRLEAAVKGNQESVNAKASGANPAAKSSPSITLKTNFL from the exons ATGGAGCGAGCTCACAGCCTCCTGCTGAACGAGGATGCGTGCAACCAGCTGGCTGAACACCAGAGGGCAGAGTTCATCTTCGAATGGCTGAACCACCTGAAGAAGCTGCTCCCGGCCGCTGACAGG GTCGACGTCAGACAGAACCAGCGGCGCCTGGTCGAGCAGCTGTCCTGCGTCCTGATTGGCTCTCCTGGCCCACCGACCCGCTGGCTGCTGGCCCACTGTTTGGCCCTGCTCTACCGCCTGGGAGACCCCTTGCTGGCCAGCTTATTAGTGGATAGGTGCAATGACATCATCCGCAGCAGAGACGACTCTCCCTCAGGCCTCCCCACCCGGCT GGTGGCGGTTGCGTGTCTCGGTGCTCTGTACGAGCAGCTCGGCCGGATGCTCCTTGGCTCCTTCAAAGAAACTCTGACCAACCTGCTGAAGGCCATGAAGAGCGCAGAG TCTCAGGGGCGGTACGAGATCATGTTGTGTGTGGAGAAGCTTCTCCGTGGTCTGGGGGTCAGCGCGGTGCCGTGTCACCGGGACATCTACAAGGCAGCGAGAACCTGCCTGACGGACCGATCCATGGCCGTCCGCTGCGCCGCCACAAAG TGTttgctggagctgcagagggaggcgGTGTTCCTGTGGACCAGCGAGCTGGAGAACGTGGCCACTCTGTGCTTCAGAGCCTTCGAAGGGTCCAACCACAACGTCCGAGTGTCTGTGGCCAAACTGCTGGGGACGCTGCTGGCTGCAGCCGTGGAGCCGCGGCAGCCTGCCG CTGCCCCCAGACAGGGCGGGCGGGGTCGAAgctctctggaggaggtgatggatTTGTTGACGGCGGGGTTCCTGCGAGGGGGGGCGGGGTTCCTCCGAGCCAGTGGAGACATGCTGAAGGGGACGAGCTCTGTCAGCAAGGATATCCGCATCGGTGTCACTCAG gcctGCGTAGTCTTCGTCTCCACCCTGGGCGGCCCCTGGCTGGAGGCGAACCTCCCGGCCTTCCTGTCTGTGCTGATGGAGCTGGCGTCCCACAGCAGAGCCACACAAACGCCGGGCGACGCTGTGGTTACCCGCCGCTGTGTCTCCTTCATCCTGAGGAGCACCCTGGGGTCCTTGTTGGGAGAGAAGGCCCAGACCAACGCTGTCAAACAGCTGTGCCTCGCTGTGGCCTCACAGAAACGAGCTATTG atgcAGCGCTGACTGATGGGAACGTGGAGACCAgagtttcagctgcagaaatcTCAGCCAGTCAACATGTGTTGGTTTGTTGTCTGCTGGAACTGGGAGGACTCATTCGAGGACTGGGATCCACTGCAGCCCCCCTCCtcactgacagcagcacag CTCTCCTGGACACAGTGGtctccgtcctcctccaccCCGTCTCCATCACCCGCCTGGCCGCGGCCTGGTGCCTGCGCTGCGTTGCCACGGCGATGCCTTCCCAGTGCTCCATGCTGCTGGACCGCTGCTCCGAGCGTCTGATGGCGTTGAAGTCGTCGCCCGAGGCCGTGGTCGGATACGGAGCCGCTGTCGCCGCCCTGGTGGCCTCAGTGCAACACTGCCCCCTGGGAATACCGCACACCAAGGGCAAG GCGGTGCTGGCTCTGGCTGAAGATCTGCTCCGCTCGGCCTCTCAGAACAGCCGGATGTCTCTGCAGCGGACTCAGGCCGGCTGGCTGCTCGTGTCCTCTCTCATCACTCTGG GCCCTGCTGTAGTGGAGCATCACCtctcccgcctcctcctcctgtggcgctgtgtgtttcctgcctcGCTCAGGGAGCAGGAGATGGAGCTGCGACGAGGGGACTACTTCACGTGGCAGGTTACGCTGGAGGGACGTGCGGGTGCGCTCTGCG cGATGaagaacctgctgctgcactgcaggGAGCTCgtcactgatgacatcattggCCGTCTGCTCACGCCATTGGCCTGCGCCGTGGCCCTCCTCACCAA GATGCCGGCTCTCCTCAGGTCTCACAGCACCTCAGTTCGTAGCTGCTCCCTCGTCTACAGGCTGAGAATCTACGAGCTGCTGGCTCTGCTGCCTCCACACACCTACCAGG agagcTTCGGTTTGGTGATGAACCAGCTGGTCACTGATCTGTCCGGCCAGGACAACCTGAACCAGCCGTGCTCCGACCTCACCCTGCTGCCCCCCCTCTGTCACCACGACGACCTGCAGCTGGTCGGCCCCGCCCTCCACAACACCGACCACAGATATGTGGAGGAGCAG CTCCACGGCAGCAGCGTGGGGGGGGGCTCTCTGGATAACGACCTCTTCagtctgtgtgagagaggagacgaagctcctgctgctcctcttccgCCGCCTGTCGCCCTGACCGCCGCCGCCGTCCGTCTCTTCGGAGCCGTCTTCCCCCACATCATCTCTGCTCAGAG AGTGAAGATACTGGAGCAGTTTGTAGAAACCGTGAATCAGCTGAAGGGTCAACGCCAGCTGACCGTCCAGACCCATGtctgtgctgccctctgcaGTCTGCTCAAG caccaGGGGAGTATTCGGGGCTCTCTGGGGCCAGAGGAGATCCGCTCCCCGGCGTTGTCTCTCCTGTCGGGGGCGCTGGAGAGCAACAGTCCGCTGCTGCGCTGCCTGGCTGCTGAGGGTCTTGCCCGGCTGGTTCAGGTGGTCGGAGACCCCGGCTTCACCGTGTCCGTCTCCCTGCTCTGCTTCGACAG GCTGAAGACGGTTCGGGACGCAGCCTCTCGCAGTGGCTACGCTCTGGCTCTGGGGGCGCTGCACCGCCACACCGGAGGCATCAGCTCACCTCAGCACCTGTCCACCTGCCTGGGAGTCCTGTTCACCCTGAGCCAGGACAGCACGTCACCGGAGGTCCAG ACCTGGTCTCTCCACAGTCTGTCCCTGGTGGTCGACCTGTCCGGCGGTCTGTATCGGGCCCACGCCGAGCCGTCCTTCTCTCTGGTGCTCCGGCTGCTGCTGTCTGCTCCCCCCACCCACCCTGAGGTTCACTACAGCCTGGGCCGCTGCATGCACGCCCTCATCACCTGCCTGGGCCCCGACCTGCAGGGTAGGGCAGCCC CCGTGTCCTCTCTGCGCTCCAGCTGTCTGGTGGGATGTGGGGTGATGCAGGCCAGTCCCGACTGTCTGGTCCAGGCCAGAGCCATTtcctgtctgcagcagctccacatgTTCTCCCCTTCACACGTCGACCTGGCCAGCCTCGTACCTGCTCTCTGTGTGAGTACCTG GAGATTCTTGTTGGATTATTCCTTGTTG gcCAACCTGTGCAGCTCGTACCTGTGTCTCCGTCGGGCGGTGGTGGCGTGTCTGCGGCAGCTCGTCCAGCGGGAGGCGCTAGAGGTCTCCGAACACGCAGTGACTCTGGTCAAAGAGCTGCCGAGAAGAGACAACACACATCTGG ACGTCACGATAAAGGAAGTGGGTCTGGAGGGAGCTCTGTTCACTCTGATGGACCGGGAGTCGGATCCAGGTCTGAGGAGGGACATCCAGGAGACTCTGGTCCACATGATCTCCTCCAGCGCCACCAGTGGGAAGCTGGGACACTGGCTTAAACTCTGCAAAGACGTCCTGTCTGCAACCACTG ACTGTCGCGCTCCGGTGGAGGCgactcaggaggaagaggaggccgaCTCCGGCAGAGACGACGACTCCTCAGCCTTCAGTGCCAGGCCGGAGTCTGGAGGTCCATTCACGGCCCTGCGCTGGGGCACGCGCCGCTTCGCCATGGCGTGCGTGTGTCGCATCATCGAGCAGTGTGAATCAACTGACCCGGCTCACTTTGACATGGCTCTGGCTCAGGAGCGGCGACTGAATGAGTCCACCG ACTTCCTCGTTCTTCATCTCGGGGACCTGGTCCGCATGGCGTTCATGGCGGCTACGGATCACAGTGACCAGCTGAGACTGGCGGGGCTCCAGACCCTGCTGGTCATCATCAGGCACTTCTCAGCCATCCCGGAGCCGGAGTTCCCCGGTCATGTGATCCTGGAGCAGTACCAGGCGAAT gttggcGCTGCACTCAGACCAGCCTTCGCTGCTGATGCAGCTCCTGACGTCACCGCCAAGGCCTGCCAG gtcTGCAGCGCCTGGATTGCCAGCGGCGTCGTCAGCGACCTCCGCGACCTCCGGCGTGTCCATCAGCTCCTGGCCTCCTCGTTGGATAAAGTCCAGGTTGGGGCGGACACGGTCAGTCAGCTGCACAATGAGGCCACAGCTACCATGGAGACGCTGGCCGTCCTGAAGGCGTGGGCGGAG GTTTACATCGTGGCCGTTCAGAGAAGCGGACAGACGGACAGTCCTGCTGGGACGGCTGACCTGTCAGTCTCCTCAACGGCCAATGACAGCTTGGGGTCCGAGTCAGGAGGGGCGGGGCTGCTGAAGCTGGTCCAGTCCGATTTGT CGCTCAGTCGTCTGTGGCTGGCGGCGCTGCAGGACTACGCCCTGCTGACCCTGCCTCAGGAGTATGCTTCACAGCTCCCTGCAGCCG GAGGTTCCTTCTACACGGCAGAGACGGTGAATCAGGCCAGAGCTCATTACTCCTCCTCCTGGGCTCCCATCCTCCACGCCACCTCCCTCTGGCTGCACAGCACAG GTTTTGTGATGTCAGACGACTCACCTGTGAACCTGTCCAGGCCGGCCACACCCACCTCCATGGGACACACTGACTCTATGGGCGGAGCTAAGAGTCCAGAGGACGTCGGCGCTGACAGACTTCACTTCATCCTCG GGATCAGTGTGGAGTTCCTGTGTTCTCCGCACTCCGAGGACCAGATGGAGAACATCACTTCATGTCTGCGAGCTCTGCAGGCGCTGCTGGACGTCTCGTGGCCACGAGCTAAGATTGGAAACGACCAG GCTCTGAGCGTGGAGCTGCTGAGCGTCCTCCACAGACTGATGGTGACCAGGGAGTCGGTGTCCGTCCAGCTCGCCGTGTTGGACTTACTGCGACAGATAGTGACGGCTGCTCAGGAGCACGTGAGGGAGAAACGCCACAGTGCAGAGG TGGACGACGGTGCGGCGGAGAAGGAGACGCTGCCGGAGTTCGGAGAGGGACGGGACACCGGCGGTTTGATTCCTGGACGCTCGCTAGTGTTCGGAGCGCTGGAGCTCTGCCTCTGTGTCCTGGTCCGGAAACTCCCACAGCTCAGCCCCAAACTCGCTGGAACCAGTCCGACTG gtccTGGAGGTTCAGTCTGGAGTCTGGCTGACAGCGACTGTCGCCTGGTGGCGTCGGCGCTGTGTGTCCTGTCGGAGCTGCCGTCCGTCTGCTCCCCTGAAG GCAGCGTGTCCGTCCTGCCCACCGTCCTCTACCTGCTGCTGGGAGTCCTCAGAGAGCTGGTCCACCAGCCCAGCTCTCAcactg GTGCCCCGGAGGCAGGCACAGGGGGCGGCCGGTGTGGTGGTCAGGCGGCTCTTCAGGCCCTGAGTCT TCTGACGTGTCCGATGAGTCGACAGGAGAAGAGTCGAGGAGCCTGGAACCAGCTGCTGAGATCAGCTCTGAACACACTGCTGGGACTGTGGGACGCCG gggaCTGTGTGGTGGATCAGATCCGCCTCCTCACAGCTCTGACCGTCTTCCTGCTCTCGGCTGGTCCTGACGTCTGCACTGTGGAGCCTCTGCACGCGCTCAGTCTGCAGCGCTTCACCACCAGTATGGACGCCAAAGACCCTGTG GTTGTGAGTCGGTGTTTTCAGCTGCTGACGTCCGTGTTCCAGGCTCAGCCGGGCGTAGCCGTCCCGTACATCCAGGCCCTCGGCCCGCCGCTGGTTCGATTCCTCCAG AGGGTGGAGAGAAGTCGGCCTCAGAGTCCGGAGGAGCTGCTGGGAGTCCTGGAGGGGGTTCGAGCCATGGAGGCTTGGTCCCAGGCTGCGGATGAGTCCCAGC
- the hikeshi gene encoding protein Hikeshi codes for MFGCLVAGRLVQTDALQVAPDKFVFNLPDFDNVNHVVVFMLGTVPFPAGTGGAVYFSFPDPGGGGPVWQLLGFITNDKPSAIFKISGLKPGERGSGPQPFGTGAASSAAPSVAQVGVSVEPLEQLAQEIPVSSAAVSSVDSFLQFTQKMLDSLYNFCSSFAVSQEQMTPNRTETFIPSSCVLRWYDNFQRRMAQNPNFWKS; via the coding sequence ATGTTCGGCTGTCTGGTGGCGGGGCGGCTGGTGCAGACCGACGCGCTGCAGGTCGCTCCGGACAAGTTCGTGTTCAACCTGCCGGACTTTGACAACGTGAACCACGTGGTGGTCTTCATGCTGGGCACCGTGCCGTTCCCCGCCGGGACGGGCGGCGCCGTCTACTTCTCCTTCCCGGACCCGGGGGGCGGCGGCCCGGTGTGGCAGCTGCTCGGCTTCATCACCAACGACAAGCCCAGCGCCATCTTCAAGATCTCGGGCCTGAAGCCCGGGGAGCGCGGCTCCGGGCCGCAGCCCTTCGGCACCGGGGCCGCCTCCTCCGCGGCCCCCTCCGTGGCTCAGGTCGGGGTGTCGGTGGAGCCTCTGGAGCAGCTGGCTCAGGAGATCCCGGTGTCCAGCGCCGCCGTGTCCTCCGTGGACTCCTTCCTCCAGTTCACCCAGAAGATGCTGGACAGTCTCTACAACTTCTGCTCCTCCTTCGCTGTGTCGCAGGAGCAGATGACTCCGAACCGAACCGAGACCTTCATCCCGTCCAGCTGCGTCCTCCGGTGGTACGACAACTTCCAGAGAAGGATGGCGCAGAACCCCAACTTCTGGAAGTCCTGA